The following are encoded in a window of Armatimonadota bacterium genomic DNA:
- a CDS encoding Hsp20/alpha crystallin family protein, which yields MTGRRLSPLDVFLQLESDMRHTAQEAMRAIRFQPCVDMYETNEALVLKVELAGVRTEHLNITLSGDDRHLLISGERTEPDEERHDRTRCFQLEVYYGPFQREIPLPSEVRIDRDQIRAIYRDGFLQVTLRKREPTGGRARVIEVDGDS from the coding sequence ATGACAGGCAGACGATTGTCGCCGCTGGACGTGTTTCTGCAGCTCGAATCCGATATGCGGCACACGGCACAGGAAGCCATGCGCGCGATAAGATTTCAACCGTGCGTCGACATGTACGAGACCAATGAGGCGCTGGTACTCAAGGTAGAGCTTGCCGGCGTGCGTACGGAGCACCTGAACATCACGCTTTCCGGTGATGACCGGCACCTCCTCATCTCTGGCGAACGAACCGAACCGGATGAAGAACGACACGACCGGACACGCTGCTTTCAGTTGGAGGTCTACTACGGCCCGTTTCAACGGGAGATACCCTTGCCTTCCGAAGTCAGGATCGATCGGGACCAAATCCGGGCGATCTATCGCGATGGATTCCTGCAAGTCACCCTGCGAAAGCGAGAGCCCACCGGCGGGCGTGCGCGCGTGATTGAAGTTGACGGCGACAGCTGA
- a CDS encoding tetratricopeptide repeat protein: MLSNNPGDVTEPSRNGRRRFVVAAVVAVLAVAMAIRFALPRSVDYSAVHAFNLGDELQEDGHENRALTEMKKAVALKPGYFAAREALADLYDNAGDPADAMKTLEVGEQVAPADRKRYEVLLAQTCLLNRQYALAEQHYRIARQLDPTDRQTWMAWALVFEREGRWRAAHSAWERFLKVFPNDASGLRGLNRAERHGKPSPGKEK, encoded by the coding sequence ATGCTCTCGAACAATCCGGGCGACGTAACCGAGCCCTCGCGAAATGGGCGGCGCCGGTTTGTTGTCGCCGCGGTCGTGGCAGTATTGGCCGTGGCGATGGCGATTCGGTTTGCACTGCCAAGATCGGTGGACTATTCGGCAGTGCATGCGTTCAATCTAGGTGACGAACTTCAAGAAGACGGGCACGAGAACCGCGCACTTACGGAGATGAAGAAGGCGGTAGCGCTTAAGCCCGGCTACTTTGCTGCCCGCGAAGCGTTGGCAGACCTGTACGACAATGCTGGTGACCCGGCAGACGCCATGAAAACGCTGGAGGTCGGAGAGCAGGTGGCGCCCGCAGACCGCAAACGCTACGAGGTGCTTCTGGCGCAAACTTGCCTCCTGAATCGTCAATATGCATTGGCGGAGCAGCACTACCGGATTGCACGGCAGCTGGACCCGACAGATCGGCAAACGTGGATGGCATGGGCGCTGGTGTTTGAGCGTGAGGGCCGCTGGCGTGCGGCACACAGTGCATGGGAGCGCTTTCTGAAGGTTTTTCCCAACGACGCGTCGGGTTTGCGTGGGCTAAATCGGGCTGAACGCCATGGCAAACCGTCACCAGGGAAGGAGAAGTGA
- a CDS encoding TIM barrel protein: MKQSFAWWCFHRDGNDPVSLLRDAKRIGYHGVEMIPRESWAMVRDAGLAIATMGGHGTLTNGLNRAENHDRIEREINDNLVIAGEWGVPVMIVFSGNRDGISDSEGLDVTAEGLARVARAAESAGVVLTLELLNSKVNHPDYQCDHTSWGVEVCRLVNSPSVKLLYDIYHMQIMEGDVIRTIRDNAQWIGHYHTAGNPGRHELDDTQELNYRGISKAIAETGYTGYIGQELVPEGDIRAAMQQAFDACAV; encoded by the coding sequence TTGAAACAATCGTTTGCATGGTGGTGCTTCCACCGAGATGGAAACGATCCAGTTAGCCTGCTGCGCGATGCGAAGCGAATTGGCTACCACGGCGTGGAGATGATCCCGCGCGAGTCGTGGGCAATGGTGCGCGACGCCGGTCTGGCCATTGCCACGATGGGTGGCCACGGAACCCTGACCAATGGCTTGAACCGCGCCGAAAACCATGATCGGATCGAGCGGGAAATAAACGATAACCTGGTGATCGCCGGCGAGTGGGGGGTGCCGGTTATGATTGTGTTCAGCGGCAACCGCGATGGAATCTCCGATTCGGAGGGCCTGGACGTTACCGCCGAAGGCCTGGCACGCGTGGCTCGCGCGGCCGAGTCGGCGGGAGTAGTGCTCACGCTGGAACTGCTGAACAGCAAAGTGAACCACCCGGACTACCAGTGCGATCACACGTCATGGGGGGTAGAGGTGTGCCGTTTGGTCAACTCACCATCCGTCAAGCTTCTCTATGACATCTACCACATGCAGATCATGGAAGGCGACGTCATCCGAACAATTCGCGACAATGCGCAGTGGATCGGCCACTATCACACCGCGGGTAACCCGGGGCGCCACGAACTGGACGATACACAGGAACTGAACTACAGGGGAATCAGCAAGGCTATTGCTGAGACGGGTTATACCGGGTATATCGGGCAGGAGTTGGTACCGGAAGGCGACATCCGGGCGGCGATGCAGCAGGCATTCGATGCGTGTGCTGTGTAA
- a CDS encoding PQQ-binding-like beta-propeller repeat protein, with amino-acid sequence MIGNPTQTRGVQSFVQLYRSRFALAAGPPTASGKTGRGFYMIRLRPASPIYRAVAPLALLPLLAILVGTARSAAAQDAAIQAPLSIYWQFTSIPTPNNPAAVVEDGNTAYLAAGARVYAVNLADGSEKWRYPRSGNLPSTIQGTPAIADGTLYLATGEGLAALDTATGKPAWPTYHVRGGAATAPRVVGSAVYFAGQNGSFYGVDAHSGLSLGGVWDQNGRIGIPSGGDLVGDFDIANGSLIYITADQAMHSVNIGTGVQEWARRMDADVSNAHLVLGGEVMYVAAQNTLMQLRTMNGDPRWTIPLPSSAATPPAVGPDGTVYLVCSNRRVYAINAQGHGAWKVFPKLPYDVAAQPTVAGGLVIVPTLEGGVFALDAATGTLKWNCKIAPSGRNATAIPTAANAVRRALVANGALYVYTDDGTLTSFHSGDVADVAPRVKPVDPKSGDYLNGEPPFRVAATITDGSSGLNFGTLSLMLDSARIPFKGTPDDASADKPGFTFDPDTNTVEFFTTQTDVGRSNALSDGPHTATVSVTDWSGVQTVKTWTFVVDNTLAKRSDTNNNQQGPGKGLGGNGGNGGNGGGGGGG; translated from the coding sequence ATGATCGGTAACCCGACCCAAACGCGTGGCGTCCAATCGTTTGTTCAGCTGTACCGCTCCAGATTCGCATTAGCGGCTGGGCCACCCACGGCATCCGGCAAAACAGGCAGGGGGTTCTACATGATCAGGCTTCGGCCCGCGTCACCCATTTATCGAGCAGTTGCACCGCTCGCGTTACTCCCGTTGCTCGCGATTCTGGTTGGAACTGCGCGTTCCGCCGCGGCACAGGACGCTGCCATCCAGGCGCCGTTGAGTATCTATTGGCAGTTCACGAGCATTCCAACGCCGAACAATCCGGCGGCCGTCGTCGAAGACGGGAACACCGCCTACCTCGCCGCAGGCGCCCGCGTTTACGCAGTGAACCTTGCAGACGGCTCCGAGAAATGGCGTTATCCTCGGAGCGGCAATCTCCCCTCAACGATTCAAGGGACGCCGGCGATCGCAGATGGAACGTTGTATCTCGCTACCGGCGAAGGCCTCGCAGCGCTCGATACCGCGACGGGTAAACCGGCATGGCCAACGTACCACGTTCGTGGCGGAGCGGCAACCGCACCGCGCGTCGTCGGGAGCGCCGTGTACTTCGCGGGCCAAAATGGATCGTTTTACGGCGTGGATGCTCATTCCGGTCTGTCGCTTGGCGGCGTATGGGATCAGAATGGCCGCATCGGAATCCCGTCCGGCGGTGACCTGGTCGGTGATTTTGACATCGCCAACGGCAGCCTGATCTATATCACGGCCGATCAGGCGATGCACTCCGTCAACATCGGTACCGGTGTTCAGGAGTGGGCGCGCAGGATGGATGCAGATGTTTCCAACGCTCACCTGGTGCTTGGCGGCGAAGTGATGTACGTTGCCGCGCAGAATACGCTCATGCAACTGCGCACGATGAACGGCGACCCGCGATGGACGATTCCTCTTCCGAGCTCGGCCGCAACACCGCCTGCGGTAGGGCCGGACGGCACCGTCTACCTGGTCTGCTCGAACCGGCGCGTCTACGCCATCAACGCGCAAGGGCACGGCGCGTGGAAGGTGTTTCCAAAGTTGCCGTACGACGTTGCAGCGCAGCCGACGGTTGCCGGCGGTCTGGTGATCGTTCCCACGCTCGAAGGCGGCGTATTTGCTCTGGATGCCGCCACCGGAACCCTGAAATGGAACTGCAAGATCGCCCCATCGGGACGCAACGCAACTGCGATCCCAACGGCGGCGAATGCGGTGCGTCGCGCGCTTGTGGCCAACGGAGCGCTGTATGTCTATACGGATGATGGCACGCTTACTTCGTTTCACAGCGGCGATGTTGCCGATGTGGCGCCGCGTGTCAAGCCAGTCGATCCGAAGTCCGGCGATTATCTGAACGGTGAGCCACCATTCCGGGTTGCCGCCACGATCACGGACGGGAGTTCTGGCCTCAATTTCGGAACACTGAGCTTGATGCTCGATTCCGCGCGCATTCCGTTCAAGGGCACGCCCGATGATGCATCCGCGGATAAGCCGGGCTTTACATTTGATCCGGACACGAACACGGTCGAGTTCTTCACCACCCAGACGGACGTTGGGCGATCCAACGCTCTCTCGGACGGACCGCATACAGCAACCGTGAGCGTCACGGATTGGTCCGGCGTCCAAACCGTCAAAACCTGGACATTTGTTGTGGATAACACACTGGCAAAGCGATCCGACACGAACAACAATCAACAGGGTCCCGGCAAGGGACTAGGCGGCAACGGAGGCAACGGTGGCAACGGCGGAGGGGGAGGCGGTGGCTAG
- the dprA gene encoding DNA-processing protein DprA: MPASSDTPAETVDGTQPAATESNASFAEMEAWLWLANAQLPARAASELLRQTSWDPLTALQATDEQLIQVAGLLSRHAERLRDRQNRPPARVVDWALAHHLQVVPQCSGAYPAGLRSIGDAPAALYVLGNVGLLTSPGLAIVGTRTPTPYGRAVAERFARELAALGVTIVSGAAHGIDTAAHRAALDAGGGTTAVIGCGLDVAYPRENRELLQRIARSGALVSEYGLGAKPDSWRFPQRNRIISGLSDGVLVAEAAAVSGALLTARLAAEQGRVVLAVPGNIDRASAVGCNELIKSGVTVATCKEDVLAALRYWPVKAPASPASQLTFDEGEQNPPAATGSAAVRMPDLPTSQAAVLAVLSLVPQHIDTVAELVQRPVADTAVELTMLELATLVARLPGNLFVRTF; this comes from the coding sequence ATGCCCGCTAGCTCCGATACTCCCGCGGAGACGGTCGACGGTACTCAACCTGCTGCGACGGAGTCGAATGCGTCGTTCGCAGAAATGGAAGCCTGGCTGTGGCTCGCCAACGCTCAGCTGCCCGCACGCGCCGCCTCGGAGCTGCTGCGCCAGACATCGTGGGACCCGCTGACTGCTCTGCAAGCCACGGATGAGCAGCTTATCCAGGTTGCGGGGCTGCTTTCCCGCCATGCCGAGCGCCTCCGTGACCGGCAAAACCGGCCTCCGGCGCGGGTTGTGGACTGGGCATTGGCGCATCACTTACAGGTGGTGCCTCAGTGCAGCGGCGCCTACCCGGCGGGACTCCGATCCATCGGTGATGCTCCGGCCGCGCTCTATGTGTTGGGCAATGTCGGTCTTCTAACCTCGCCGGGCCTCGCCATCGTTGGCACTCGCACTCCAACACCATACGGACGCGCCGTAGCCGAGAGGTTTGCCCGCGAGCTAGCGGCGCTGGGCGTTACGATTGTCAGCGGCGCCGCGCACGGTATCGATACGGCGGCACACCGCGCAGCGCTGGATGCCGGGGGTGGGACTACAGCGGTTATCGGATGCGGGCTGGACGTAGCATATCCACGCGAGAATCGCGAGCTACTTCAGCGGATAGCGCGATCCGGGGCACTTGTTTCTGAGTACGGCCTCGGCGCCAAGCCGGACTCGTGGCGATTCCCGCAGCGGAACCGCATTATAAGTGGCCTCTCCGACGGCGTATTGGTTGCGGAGGCTGCGGCGGTCTCAGGCGCGCTTCTTACAGCCCGGCTGGCAGCGGAGCAGGGCCGGGTTGTGCTGGCCGTACCCGGGAATATCGATCGGGCAAGCGCCGTCGGGTGCAATGAACTGATCAAATCCGGCGTCACGGTTGCAACGTGCAAAGAGGATGTGCTGGCCGCGCTTCGGTACTGGCCGGTGAAGGCGCCGGCCTCACCGGCTTCTCAGTTGACGTTTGACGAGGGCGAGCAGAATCCGCCGGCAGCAACGGGATCTGCAGCGGTCCGGATGCCCGACTTACCGACATCACAGGCAGCGGTCTTGGCGGTTCTTTCGCTAGTCCCGCAGCACATCGATACGGTTGCCGAACTGGTGCAGAGGCCGGTTGCCGACACCGCCGTGGAACTTACGATGCTTGAGCTCGCCACATTGGTCGCGCGGCTCCCGGGCAATCTCTTTGTACGCACGTTCTAG
- a CDS encoding SDR family NAD(P)-dependent oxidoreductase, translating into MTHSKVAVVTGASSGIGAACVSALSAAGFHVVCGARRVERLNQVARTAGGDAWPLDVADAASVRAFCEHVPNINLLVNNAGGALGLDRVSDATDEDWQQMFDSNVLGLMRMTRELLPRLEQSGDGHVINIGSIAGREVYAGGSGYNAMKFGVRAITRALRVELLGKPVRVTEIVPGMVETEFSEVRFRGDKSRAAQVYAGLTPLTAGDVADCVVWAATRPAHVNVDEIVVKPLAQASVTLAHRAPG; encoded by the coding sequence ATGACGCATTCAAAGGTAGCTGTAGTAACTGGCGCCAGCAGCGGAATCGGCGCGGCCTGCGTCAGCGCACTCTCTGCAGCCGGCTTCCACGTGGTTTGCGGTGCGCGCCGGGTCGAGCGCTTGAACCAGGTTGCTCGCACCGCGGGTGGTGATGCGTGGCCGCTGGATGTTGCCGACGCAGCTAGTGTTCGGGCGTTCTGCGAACATGTTCCTAACATCAACCTGCTGGTGAATAACGCCGGCGGAGCACTGGGGTTGGATCGTGTCTCAGACGCCACAGACGAGGATTGGCAGCAGATGTTCGACAGCAACGTTCTCGGATTGATGCGAATGACTCGCGAGCTCTTGCCCAGGCTGGAGCAGTCTGGCGATGGACACGTCATCAACATCGGTAGTATCGCCGGACGCGAGGTATACGCAGGTGGTTCCGGCTACAACGCCATGAAGTTCGGCGTGCGAGCTATTACCCGGGCGCTCCGCGTGGAGCTTCTGGGCAAGCCGGTGCGCGTTACGGAAATCGTGCCCGGGATGGTCGAGACCGAGTTCAGCGAGGTGCGCTTTCGCGGTGACAAGTCCCGGGCGGCACAGGTCTACGCCGGCTTGACGCCGCTTACTGCCGGCGATGTTGCAGATTGTGTGGTTTGGGCGGCAACCCGGCCGGCACACGTGAATGTGGATGAGATCGTGGTCAAGCCGCTGGCCCAGGCCTCGGTGACTCTGGCGCACCGTGCCCCCGGCTAG
- a CDS encoding PQQ-binding-like beta-propeller repeat protein: MTAARLFSAALLPVTISLLVALQIAGGKPCRAQEGTGDRSFTFLDFSDTHQTASGDNQGLKNLVASALAMDPRPAFAVDCGDITESGRPEEYARFKEGIDGLQQAGIAFYAAPGNDDVRWCPEGKQGFVRQFGRLYQSFDYHGVHFIILDTTVMLEHFGHVDRHELDWLRADLKHVRSTTPIFVFMHHWIGRDPPDTRMIDNEFDVDHALAGHNVLAIFVGHGHQDLVWRTNGILTLMARGLYQGSWYQVSVSPLIVRIDRVEKEEPDKPVHIADIPISPGESSSHLQAAWDDPDVPYLARRRPAARLEPRAIADVPDHETAKYRIDDGAWKPLTRSARNVWRDQFLTAGMQIGIHACDIALTTSNQITLEDELIFEVERDVNEPNRRWAVDLDGAIQSSPTLDNGILYVSSNDHHVYAFNAKTGRRLWVFATKGAVLSSPVIRGDSLYIGSTDGFVYALHAQNGRLKWKYDAGAPVFGSAAVAAGVVCIGGDHEIIGLDAERGTLRWRQAAGAFFQSRAATNGTLFFLGGWDNTFYALNCQTGTIAWTRHIGRLFYFSPAISSPAVSGDAVYVCSDDGDLHAMNVDTGAELWTTSAPTGGDTLGYSSPVVAGQAIVVGGLGANGNVYAFNRVTGAPLWTGAIGQTIYDSSPALSPDGTSFAIMGVRGQVAVVSTATGRLQWTYNLGPGNIFSTPAWDGTAVYTCTMADDVQAINAPILGPVKNG; this comes from the coding sequence GTGACCGCTGCCAGGCTTTTCAGCGCCGCGCTTTTGCCGGTCACCATATCGCTACTGGTGGCTCTCCAAATTGCCGGAGGGAAGCCCTGCCGAGCACAGGAAGGCACCGGCGACCGTTCGTTTACTTTCTTGGATTTTAGCGACACACACCAGACGGCAAGCGGCGACAATCAGGGGCTGAAGAACCTTGTTGCGTCGGCTCTCGCCATGGATCCGCGTCCGGCGTTCGCCGTGGATTGCGGCGATATCACGGAGTCGGGGCGGCCGGAGGAGTACGCCCGGTTTAAAGAAGGCATTGACGGCCTGCAGCAGGCCGGCATCGCTTTCTATGCCGCGCCCGGCAACGATGACGTGCGTTGGTGTCCGGAGGGAAAGCAGGGATTCGTGCGTCAGTTCGGAAGGCTGTACCAGTCCTTCGACTATCACGGCGTCCACTTTATCATTCTGGATACCACCGTGATGCTGGAGCACTTCGGCCACGTGGATCGGCACGAGCTCGACTGGCTCCGGGCTGACCTTAAGCACGTTCGCAGCACGACACCGATCTTTGTGTTCATGCATCACTGGATAGGGCGCGATCCACCCGATACACGGATGATCGATAATGAGTTTGATGTGGACCACGCGCTGGCCGGTCACAACGTCCTGGCGATCTTCGTCGGCCATGGACATCAGGACCTGGTATGGCGAACGAACGGCATTCTCACGCTGATGGCGCGCGGCCTCTATCAAGGCTCGTGGTATCAGGTAAGTGTCAGTCCGCTCATTGTGCGCATCGACCGCGTCGAAAAGGAAGAGCCTGACAAGCCCGTCCACATCGCAGATATTCCAATCTCACCGGGAGAATCCTCGTCACATCTGCAGGCAGCATGGGATGATCCGGATGTACCCTACCTCGCGCGCCGGAGACCCGCCGCTCGCCTCGAACCGCGGGCAATCGCCGACGTACCCGACCACGAGACGGCCAAGTACCGGATCGACGATGGCGCCTGGAAGCCGCTTACCAGGTCGGCGCGCAACGTTTGGCGTGACCAATTCCTTACGGCCGGTATGCAGATCGGTATACACGCATGTGACATTGCCCTTACCACCAGCAATCAGATAACTCTCGAGGACGAATTGATTTTTGAGGTTGAGCGCGATGTAAATGAGCCCAACCGGCGCTGGGCGGTCGATCTGGACGGGGCCATTCAATCAAGTCCCACGCTGGATAACGGCATTCTCTACGTCTCCAGTAACGATCATCATGTATACGCGTTCAATGCCAAAACCGGACGCCGTCTTTGGGTGTTTGCCACCAAAGGTGCCGTTTTGAGCTCGCCGGTCATCAGGGGCGACAGCCTCTATATCGGTTCGACCGATGGATTTGTGTATGCGTTGCACGCGCAAAACGGCCGCTTGAAGTGGAAATACGACGCGGGTGCGCCAGTGTTTGGCTCGGCAGCCGTAGCCGCGGGTGTGGTCTGCATCGGCGGCGATCACGAGATTATTGGACTCGATGCGGAGCGTGGTACGCTACGATGGCGCCAAGCCGCTGGAGCCTTCTTTCAATCTCGCGCAGCAACAAACGGCACGCTCTTCTTTCTGGGCGGATGGGACAACACGTTTTACGCACTGAATTGCCAGACCGGCACGATCGCCTGGACTCGGCACATCGGCCGGCTTTTTTACTTTTCGCCGGCAATCTCTTCGCCTGCTGTATCCGGTGATGCCGTATACGTCTGTTCAGATGACGGTGACCTGCATGCCATGAATGTAGACACGGGTGCGGAGCTATGGACCACGTCGGCGCCAACGGGCGGCGACACGCTGGGCTACTCATCACCGGTGGTTGCCGGCCAGGCGATCGTCGTTGGGGGCCTTGGCGCCAATGGCAACGTGTACGCATTCAACCGCGTGACCGGCGCGCCGCTGTGGACGGGCGCAATCGGGCAGACTATCTACGACTCCTCGCCTGCACTGTCGCCAGATGGCACAAGCTTTGCCATCATGGGAGTGCGCGGTCAAGTTGCTGTGGTCAGCACCGCAACTGGGCGGCTGCAGTGGACGTATAATCTCGGCCCGGGCAACATATTCTCCACGCCGGCGTGGGACGGAACGGCAGTCTACACGTGCACCATGGCCGACGACGTGCAGGCAATAAACGCCCCGATCCTTGGCCCCGTGAAGAACGGATAG
- a CDS encoding PmoA family protein: MRPAIASAALMAAVAAAGAAGRAEANHRFTLHAENSSYPEAAIRIMAPWNLAAGTWLFTSDAGCGYCQAVPVGTQMSIMLIMAPLNEGEKRTYTLLEHLSDAPTICAASTEGGDVFIRVGQALFTRYQTHGGPNKPFFYPILDGDGHALTRHYPMENVPGESHDHPHHRGLWFTHGDVNGVDYWSEGRNTGRTINTGFSQVYSGPVCAGFTAQTAWIQPDGQHVADDTRGVTVYLLSDGTRVMDFDVTVTPVARALVFGDTKEGSFGMRVPDTLCPSRDPEARMTASDGKVDGQIWGTRQDWVDYTGPVHGELWGITMMDAPHNLRHPETWHARDYGLFAANPFGLHEFLHQPKGAGDFTLAPGETLHLHYRLLFHPGERTMADLNAQYAAFATPPRLEIDR, translated from the coding sequence GTGAGGCCCGCGATCGCCTCCGCCGCTCTGATGGCTGCCGTCGCTGCAGCGGGCGCGGCAGGACGGGCCGAAGCGAACCACCGATTTACCTTGCACGCGGAAAACTCCTCCTACCCCGAGGCGGCGATCCGTATTATGGCGCCATGGAACCTGGCCGCCGGTACATGGCTGTTCACCAGCGATGCCGGCTGTGGTTACTGCCAGGCTGTGCCGGTGGGCACTCAAATGTCGATCATGCTGATCATGGCGCCGCTGAATGAGGGGGAGAAGCGCACTTATACGTTGCTGGAACATCTCTCCGACGCCCCGACGATCTGCGCCGCTTCTACAGAGGGCGGTGACGTATTCATTCGTGTTGGGCAGGCACTATTCACCCGTTACCAAACCCATGGAGGTCCGAACAAGCCGTTCTTCTATCCCATTCTGGATGGCGATGGGCATGCTCTCACGCGCCACTACCCGATGGAGAACGTGCCTGGAGAGTCGCACGACCACCCGCACCACAGGGGCCTGTGGTTTACCCATGGGGATGTAAACGGCGTGGACTATTGGAGTGAAGGGCGCAATACGGGCAGGACGATCAATACCGGATTCTCGCAAGTGTACAGCGGACCGGTTTGTGCCGGGTTCACCGCGCAAACCGCCTGGATCCAGCCCGATGGTCAGCACGTGGCCGATGACACGCGCGGCGTGACGGTCTATCTACTCTCCGATGGTACCCGCGTGATGGATTTCGACGTAACCGTGACACCAGTTGCCCGGGCCCTCGTTTTTGGCGATACCAAGGAAGGCTCCTTTGGAATGCGGGTACCGGATACACTCTGTCCATCACGCGATCCGGAGGCGCGGATGACGGCGTCCGACGGCAAGGTTGACGGTCAGATTTGGGGTACCCGTCAAGACTGGGTGGACTACACAGGTCCCGTTCATGGGGAGCTTTGGGGAATCACCATGATGGACGCACCGCACAACCTTCGGCACCCGGAGACCTGGCACGCTCGTGATTATGGACTGTTTGCCGCCAATCCGTTTGGGCTGCACGAATTCTTGCACCAGCCTAAAGGCGCGGGCGATTTTACGCTTGCACCCGGCGAGACACTCCATCTTCACTACCGGCTGCTGTTCCATCCTGGCGAGCGCACGATGGCGGACCTCAACGCTCAGTACGCTGCATTTGCCACGCCACCCCGCCTGGAAATAGATCGGTGA
- a CDS encoding (2Fe-2S)-binding protein, which produces MPVVTVDGETKVECEWGKKLVLCLEDGGIDILHRCGGLARCTTCRVVVLDGSVPPMSIREQAALADPELIATYRLSCQLRVEGDLVVSVVNRATACGLSPGPRPAP; this is translated from the coding sequence ATGCCGGTTGTGACAGTTGATGGAGAAACGAAGGTTGAATGTGAATGGGGTAAAAAGCTCGTGCTGTGCCTTGAGGATGGCGGCATTGACATCCTCCATCGATGCGGTGGTTTAGCCCGCTGTACCACATGCCGGGTCGTGGTTCTGGATGGCTCCGTTCCGCCTATGAGCATCCGCGAGCAAGCCGCGCTGGCTGATCCTGAGTTAATCGCCACATACCGGCTATCCTGCCAGTTGCGAGTCGAGGGAGATCTTGTTGTAAGCGTGGTCAACCGCGCAACGGCTTGCGGTCTCAGTCCGGGCCCTCGTCCAGCGCCGTAG
- a CDS encoding ribonuclease HI family protein produces MDVIVYVDGAARGNPGPAGIGVYIEGRSGEQLAELAEPLAPTTNNVAEYTALIRGLQKAAELGATRVQVRTDSELMARQVMGIYKVRAAHLSQLHARALALMATFDEAAIRHIPREQNRKADALSNRGADIGEGRAGRGPTALDEGPD; encoded by the coding sequence ATGGATGTGATCGTGTACGTGGATGGCGCTGCCCGCGGCAACCCCGGTCCGGCCGGCATCGGAGTCTATATTGAGGGAAGGTCCGGCGAGCAGCTTGCAGAGCTGGCGGAGCCGCTGGCGCCAACCACTAACAACGTGGCCGAATACACGGCGCTCATCCGGGGACTGCAGAAGGCTGCGGAGTTGGGCGCCACGCGTGTTCAGGTTCGTACCGACAGTGAGCTGATGGCACGCCAGGTGATGGGCATTTACAAGGTTCGCGCCGCACACCTTTCTCAACTCCACGCTCGGGCATTAGCCTTGATGGCGACCTTCGATGAAGCTGCAATTCGCCACATTCCGCGCGAGCAGAATCGCAAAGCCGATGCCCTGTCGAACCGCGGAGCAGATATTGGTGAGGGGAGGGCCGGTCGTGGACCTACGGCGCTGGACGAGGGCCCGGACTGA